A region from the Hippopotamus amphibius kiboko isolate mHipAmp2 chromosome 15, mHipAmp2.hap2, whole genome shotgun sequence genome encodes:
- the LOC130836299 gene encoding olfactory receptor 7A17-like: protein MESGNDTQISEFLLLGLSKKPELQPLIFGLFFTMYLITVFGNLLILLAVSSDSHLHTPMYFFLSNLSFVDICFISTTIPKMLWNIQMQSKGITYAGCISQIYFLLLFAGLDDFLLAVMAYDRYVAICHPLHYTVIMYPRLCGLLLLMSWIISALNSLLQSLMILRLSFCTVLEIPHFFCELNQVVQCACCDTVLNDMVMYSASGVLGGGPFVGILYSYSKIVSSVRGVSTAQGKYRAFSTCASHLSIVALFYCTGLGVYLSSAATHGSHSSAAASVMYTVITPMLNPFIYSLRNKDIKGALKRFIGRASTKHQLFWD, encoded by the coding sequence ATGGAATCAGGAAATGATACACagatttcagaatttcttctgCTGGGATTATCAAAGAAACCAGAACTGCAGCCCCTCATATTTGGGCTTTTCTTCAccatgtacctgatcactgtgtttgGGAACCTGCTCATTCTCCTGGCTGTCAGCtctgactcccacctccacacacccatgtacttcttcctctccaacctgtcctttgtagacatctgtttcatCTCCACCACTatcccaaagatgctgtggaACATCCAGATGCAGAGCAAAGGTATAACGTATGCAGGCTGCATCAGCCAGATATACTTTTTACTACTCTTTGCAGGGTTGGACGACTTCCTCctggctgtgatggcctatgatcggtatgtggccatctgtcaccctcTGCATTACACAGTCATCATGTACCCCCGGCTCTGTGGGCTGCTGTTGCTGATGTCCTGGATCATAAGTGCCCTGAATTCCTTGTTACAAAGCTTAATGATATTGAGGTTGTCCTTCTGCACAGTCTTGgaaatcccccactttttctgtgaactcaatCAGGTGGTCCAATGTGCCTGTTGTGACACCGTCCTGAATGACATGGTGATGTATTCTGCATCTGGTGTGTTAGGTGGAGGTCCATTTGTGGGGATACTTTATTCTTACTCGAAGATAGTTTCCTCTGTGAGAGGTGTCTCAACAGCTCAGGGGAAGTATAgagcattttccacctgtgcatctcacctctcaattgttgccttattttattgtacaggCCTAGGAGTGTACCTTAGCTCTGCAGCTACACACGGTTCACACTCAAGTGCAGCAGCctcagtgatgtacactgtgATCAcgcccatgctgaaccccttcatctacagtctgcgGAATAAAGATATAAAGGGGGCTCTGAAAAGATTCATTGGGAGGGCGTCTACAAAACATCAGCTTTTCTGGGACTGA